From the genome of Apostichopus japonicus isolate 1M-3 chromosome 17, ASM3797524v1, whole genome shotgun sequence:
TTTTTTATGTGTCCTTTTTGGGTAATGCGAGTTACTGATTTTCTCAAGAGCACCATACATAAGACAAAGCAGTGCCATCACCCCGAATAATTTTAGATCATTGCTTTGAGTGTTTGCTTTAATACCACAAATAATCAAcctgcaataaaaaaaaattgaaaaagtgtAATGCGATTTACCGTGGAATCACCTATTAGCAATATTAATTGTGGACATTGCATTCTGTAACAAATGACCGAGTGTTCAGGTACAATTGATATCCATGACTTCCATCATTCTCGAGTGGATTAACAGTGTTCCTTAGTCTGGCAATCTGATCATCAGAAAGTAGTGACTCAGTTTCTGGAACTTGTACTCCATCTTCTGTTTCATTCATAGGTGCATCTCCATCAGGGTCAATCCCATACAACTCCCACTGTTCATTACTATCAAACACACTCTCTACTCCAGTATAATCTGAATGAAACAGCCGAAAACACCTTGGTGGAACAGTTGATTTGGGGACTGATTATGACATGAACTAAGGGGGTGGTTGTTGTACTGAAGTACAAATTCTGCTAGAGCCCTATTGATTCGTGGTATGAAAACAAACTGAAGTGATGAAAGATCAATTTCATTCAATGGATCTAGAACTTGATCATCCTGCATGgccataaaaacatttttgaagtaACGGACAACCTTTACATTCACATCCCTCCATAACCTCTCTATGCGCTGGTTATGCACGCTCCTCCCTGTTATCATACTTCCTCTGTTTAGCCCTCGTCTTGCAAGCATAAACTGTGCCACATCATAGTTTTCAACACCCAAGTCTGACCTGACGTGGGAGGGGACACCATAGAGATTAACAGCTTCCTGAAATAAACTAAGGACTGTTTGGGCACGATTATTGTTGGTACACCTGAGATACACTACCCGTCTGCTGTATCCATCGATCCCACCATGGATGACCAACCGCCATGGAATTAATTTATGGTTACCATCAATATGCCTGTGAAGGGGAAACAGTAAAAGATAATGGTGCAAATCCACTCAGAACCATAAACAACTTGCATTTTCAGGCTGAAGGTAAAGCATTGCTTTGTTTTGTTCACATTTTATTGTGAGTTCCTGATCATGTTTGCATTCTGATAATAAAGAACCAGAATGAAACCCAAGGATCATTGCATCCATGTTTCACTAAAATCCATGAAAGACTATGCTATGATAATGCTCTTCTTACAAAGAAATCACttcataacctttgacctcaaattacTGAACACCCCAAAGGTACCACTAACTCAATGATCATAATGTGTTACTTTCGACATAATTTATTAATAACTCTGTGAGAAGAAgcattttaagaattttcagGTAATGCCCTTAAATAATCCCTACAGTAAATGACCTACATCACCCCTGATTCCCCCTCATCCAATGAACATTGTGTCCAAGGTTcctcaaaatccatcaaagccTGTACGAGAAGAACAATTTTGAACAAGTATCAACAGACGGATACTGTAGATGCAGCTTGATCATATAGGCAcgatcatatgtatatatgtgacatagtttatttttaaaactTGCATTTCAGGCTGAAGGTAAAGCATTGCTTTGTTTGTTCACATTTTATTGTGAGTTCCTGATCATGTTTGCATTCTGataataaagataataaaatattgagtaggcctatattatatataaaagtatatatattaagcaaaatgaatattaatgagaacaCATTTCATTTTCGACTTTAACACAACGATAGCAAACTGTATGATTACTTACGGCATGGTAAAAACTATGTCACATAcatttgatcatgatacattCATGATACATCTACCTGTGAAGAATGACTTGATACGTGCTACCCATTCATTAATGTTCAGGTAAAGAAACACcatatggtacatctacacatGGCACAACTACCTGTCATTGATCTAACATATCAATAACTGGGTTAATAAATCAAACATGTCATTGGGGATACACTGTGTTAACGAGCCAgccgtcacatacacacaccttTGGCTTTCGCGTTGTaaccaaaactaaaaaaaaaatctccaagCTTATTAATATCTGCTGTGATGATACACTTCACCTTCTTGCCATATTCTCAAGTGGAAAtaacaatttggaaaattaaaattatatcagAAAATCTTAATAGACAATTTcagattttgtgtttacaagctattttgtGTGGTTCACAAATAATGTCATCCCAttctaaagtaaaaaaaaatggtgtcaCTTATGAAGTTGATACAGTTACAAAGATATTGACATCTTAAGAATTGTATTTTAAGCCCAgaccactcattaatatttatgatttgGATACCAAGAACAAAGCACATCTACTCCATAAGTGTCATGTACCAGTCCAATATTATATTAACATGCCATTTTTGAGATGTTGTGTTTATGAGCTATTTGTGTGGCATTAGCTATTTTGTTTGGCATTAAGCACCCACTCATtaataatgaaacaaaatttagtgAAACTTACGAGTGAGCTTTCACacaccacacacatacacacagtcACTTTTGGAAATGCAAAATCCCTGGTTCCCACCACCCAACATACATAACACTCCTGACCGAGTCTATATATGTCTACATAAATATAGTCTGTCCACACGCAAAAACGACCTCAAAATCAAATCTATTTGTCTGTCCACATTTGTTCAGCATGCTTCTCCTCAATGGAGTTTGACCAAACTTGAacacaatgtttatttgatgAGGGGACATCAGGGGTATTCCAAAGTTACACATTTTAATCATTGAGTAAATTGGTGCATGTGCAGTTTTTAGCGATTTGAGGTCACATGTCATAAAATGGAAAATAGCATtgatcttttgtttttttttatggattTTTTAGTGTAACACAAATGCAATGATCATTAGGTGTTGAAACATAAGTGGTGTCCATACATTtcgggtcagaggtcatttagGGGTTATTTGAGATCATTATCTGAAAATGCACACCAACTTTAACACATTGCTAGAAGTGAATTTGTTACAAATGAACTCTGACCACTTCATTTCAGCCATGAATATGAAATGTAACTTgtgataaatgaacaaatatttgtaAGAGCCACTGCACCATTGGTGCACTAGTTGGAATATGCAATAATAAAAGTGATTACCTACATGCATCTTGATCTTCAAAAGAACAACAAATTCCGGAAAGTATGCAATGCTAGTTGGGTAAGATCCCTCAAACCCACCCAAATTGAGGTTTATTACCACAAATCTGTTGATAACATGCGTGTAGGGGATCTCGAGGATTAGTATGTCTGTACATGCACATTACATGAAACATTTCATTAgcaacagtactgtacatactcaCACATAATACAGCAATGCAAGTGTTACTGTATAGCTGCCTAACGATTGCTTACCATAAATGATTTGGGCAAGGAACATGGTATGTCCCACGACAAATTGCATATGATCTTCTGAGCAATCTACTGATGGGATCCACTCGAGAAATGGACTGTCTCAACCGCCATCTTTGAGTTCTTACTCCTCGTCCAGTCAAAGCTCCAATGACATATCTTTCACctttaaaaatggaaatattaaatTCATCAGATACTAACTACTATAAACTACAGTATATGGGTATGAATATCAAATTTTTATGTAGAGATACTGTACACCCTCATCAGTCACAGTCTTGGATGATATACTTTTTTATTACAACAATTCATCACTGTTAACAAACCTGTACATTTTGCAACAAACcggtgttgttttgttttagcagtctttattaatatcatcacaaaacagtttattttttatcatgttttaatGCCAGTGCATAAATTGAAAATTGTCATGGATAGCTACAGTACCATTACATCCAACAAACAGCTTTAAAGATATGCTATAATCTGCTTAAAATGGTCAAATTATGTGAAATGTATTTCTTTAGTTTCAATAGATTTCTTTGGTCAGTTATACTTTCAGTAGTGTAAGACTGTATGATTGTTCTTCCTTATCCTTGCATCAGTCTGGTGTTAATGAACAAGCACACAAAATGCACTCTGGAATGGTGTTGGGCCAATTATCAGTATACAGTATCGGTATCGATTGATATTGTCATTATCTGCCTCATATCGGTATCTGTGAAATTTGTGTCAATTGCTGATAACACCCTACCGATATCACAAGCAATTTTATACAAACAGTTCATCTGTGAGTAAATTTTACTTCATCCATTTGCCGTAAAAATTCAACTGGCATTTGTTCACATACAGTATTCAATATCTATAACAACGTTATCTTAAACATAGCAATAGCTCGGTAACTTTACCAAATCACACTAAATGTGGCCCGACAAATACAAACACTGCCGCAATGCAAACACTGTtttgtctttctctttttcGTTTTAGCATCCCATCAAGTTGATGGATGATACATAGAATCAAGGAAAATgtctctgaaaaaaaaaagtcttgaaTTCCATTTGGGCAGATATTTGGCTTTAGATCACTCATCCATTAACATACACAATATTTAACCTACATGTACACTATAACAAAATTTACATTGCACTCAGGAATTTCCCCAATCTATGTTTTTCTATGACTTGAGCAAGTAAAAATTCCAATGACCAAATCATCATGTGGCTTTGTGAGTTTGTGTACAGTAGTTAACGTCAGTGTCTATAGGCCTAACGTGAGGTAAACAGTGGTTTGCATGTCACTAATTGCGAtcacaaataaaacatttattataaaaaaaatcagtaaaaAGAACTTATACAGTTCCGTACAATTTGacagtagtacagtacagaCCTTTAATCAGAACAAGAGTACCAACTGTCACTGATTCCTTATCTTAAAGGGGAAGGTCTTCATGTGTAATAGACAATGTATTATGTATATTTCTCTGATCAACCCCCTTGCTTTGAATTGAATCAGACTAAGTGGTCAATACAaacattttcaactgaaatggtTACTATAGGtgataaaacattttcaaatgaaatgctTAATAAAACTGAAGAGTactgtcacattttgtactgtCACATTAGATAGATTACATTTGGACTTTACCTGCATCTGGTGAGATTTGTAATATCAAGATCATCATCTGTGATTTGACTATAGCCGCTTCCAAGGTGTGTAGGCATCTGGAACTCATGTCTTCTTCGAAGAACGgttctatatgatatattcagTGTTGAAGCCACTTGTTTCCAAGATCCAAGAACGTGATAATGTTCTTCCAACTGTGGCATGGTCAAGCAAAACCTAAATAGAAATAAGGATTTGTAATTCAATGAATACTAATAGTTAaactatacatacatgtatgtacttttTGCACACATTTTGACAGCCAAATGTTTGGGCAATGACATAAACAAAGATAAAtgcaaaatgtgacattttgagaTTGTCTAGAGGGGAGGGATTTTTTAAGAGGGGCGGCAGCTATTTTCAGGGGGGCCCGGGCGGGTGCAGCAATTTTCACTTGGGTGGCATGCGACCACCCAAAAACCCTTCATGGAGAACACTGTATAGGGAATAATTTGAACAGTGCTGGCCATTTTGGGAATTGATAAAAGCTGATAAAACACATGATTGCCCACAATCCAAAGTTGATTTGAATGTGCTGCAGTTGTTAATTAATGGGGGTTCTCCGCTTCAGGTTGTTCGGCACGGCTGTTGCACAGTGGTGACGGGCAAGTTGCTTCCACCTCCCCAGACTTTGAGAAAGTGGTCGAAGTATGGGGTACTCTCACGTCCATgggatggggacgttaaatggcggtccAGGGAGCAGGATGGGTTCACGCCTGTCTCGTTATCATCTGAGCACTTGGTCGTGAAGAGAAGGCTGaaaagccggtgttcatccacaaTCATACCTGGCAGTCTGGGTTATCTGTGTGTGGTACAGGGTCGTTCATGAGGACAAATGTCCTTCCTGACCCTTgatctactaaactaaactaggcCTAACTGTTCGGCCTAGGTCCTAATGTTAGGCCAATGCTACACAGCTAcattatataggcctagccaaGGCGAAGGGCCATGCCCGGATTAATCTCTCAAGTCTTATAGTCTTACCGTGGTCGGCCAGCATCACCTTGGATCGTCGAACACTGAAAACTGTAGTCAATATCGTCGTCAGCCTCTCCACTGTAGCCGGTTTGCAAATTTTCTAAAGCTCCAAGGAGCTGCTGTAAGCCACTTACAAGCATCAAATTAGCTTCATCTCCTGGAACGGGCAGATGTTGAAGGTAATCTAGCGAAACACGTACCAAATGTATCGCAGATTCAACCCTCCTTGTACGATATGTGCTCTTTGCGCGTCTGCCGTATTTTGCAAACGAATTGCTTCACTATAGATGTTTGGGAGCTCAGAAAAGGCGTCTAAATAACTATTTTGTTGAAGATCCATCACTTGTTGAACCATAGAAATTTATCCTAATCAATTTCTATGTGTTGAACACATTGACATGTACCTAGGCTTTATGCGGCGCGAATGTTCAAATAATCAAGGCAATTAAGCTCCTCCCACTCGCGCGTGTCACTCACACTtttataatctatatatatataaccgcGCCGAACATGACAAAatagtataaaatatataaaggtTATGacgaacaatatatatatatgttatgcgatatatatatgatatgcaatatatataagGTTAtgcataacgtatatatatgaagaacaCACATAAGTCATATATATTACTGCATAACCAATATATATTACTCgttataatcaatatatatggtatataatatTGTCACATATGGCACTTGATAGTTCtgatatattgttgtatattttcatgttttctccAGTTGTTGCTACGTGCGCTCCCTGAGTCTCATGACTTGGGGCGTacctcgtagccttgttccccCCTCCGCTGGTTCGCGGTTAGGGGGGTTCTCCCTTATATACATGTTTCGtccttttacaagtttttcgatgcatatatgtttagttACGTTGCTTCCATATGTCGGAAGTGTTTCACCTTGTAACGTATCTTGTAAGCCGCGATCacgttgttgttgttcatgtttgaaccttcatatatttgtatatattttcatgtttctccaTGGGTTTCGCTACTCGTGCGCCTCCTAAGTGTCGGGAGGTTCACTTGGGGCGTacctcgtagccttgttcctcCCTTCCCGCTCTTTACGCGGATAGAAGGGTTCTCTCCCTTGTTTACATGCTTCGTCCTTTCCTTCATGTATTCTAGTTACGTGTTCGCTTCTAAGTGTGGGAAGTTTTTGCACTATTGTAGCGTACTTTGTAAGCCGCGAGCCTCTAGCGGGGCGCGTTGTTTTTGTCACGTAACTTTACTCTCTGTTAGCATACGTCCCACCCTACTTCCTCCTTATAGTCGTTCCGTTTGATATACGTTAGACTATTCGCCGTTAGTCTCTCCTTAACGTGGGTTTCTCAGACATGTCTCGAAGCCACCTTAAATGTGTGAACTGTTCGTTGTTCCGAGACCTCTGTCTAGTCTGTATTGTTTTCACACCAGACAGTGGCAGCACATCGACACCTGGCTAGCAGGCCGGGACAGGTTAGATCTATCACGGAGTTGGTGGGAGTTGAGGTGGAGAGAAGAGGAGGAGAGtttgccacccaaggtgccggcgttGTCCGGATGTAGTACCAAAGGCAAGGCTTCggccaaccaaaagcccatgaGAAAGACGGCCAGAGCGGACAGTCCGTCCGGGTCGCAGAGAGCGGCACCCGTTGTGGTGCGGGCAAAGAGAGGGGCTCCGGAGAGccagggtccggcgagacctcaGAAGGAGCCCGGAACAGAGGTTCCCCTCCGAACCAAGGaaggcaaggctcaaggccaataaaaaGCCCATTAGAAGTTCCGACCGGAACGGAcggaatgtccgggtcgaggagagtggtacccggcgtggtacgcacacagagataggctccgggagcccgagtccggcgagagaggccggaggagagagagagagaggagaaagagataTTGCCCCCCAATGTCCCGGCACCGTCCGGATTCTATGAACAAGGgggaaggcaagggcaaggctcaaggccaataaatagcccatttgaaattccgaccggaacggacggaatgtccgggtcgaggagagtggtacccggcgtggtacgcacacagagataggctccgggagcccgagtccggcgagagaggccggaggaggagagagagagaggagaaagagataTTGCCCCCCAAGGTCCCGGCACCGTCCGGATTCTATGAACAAGGgggaaggcaagggcaaggctcaaggccaataaatagcccatttgaaattccgaccggaacggacagaatgtccgggtcgaggggagtggtacccggctaggtacgcacacagagactCCGGGGGCCCGGGTCCGACGAGACCGCGGGTCCGGCGAGACTTCACAGGGAGTGCGGAACCGAGGTTCCACTCCGGATCACAGGAGCCGGGAACCGATGATATCaacaactgctgggcccccagaacggggtagtaAAGGCTAacgcccaatccgaaaagaAAGCCGGCCCGAGCGAGGTTCCCACGGCAAACGGAGATATACTTATCCCCAGCCTCAAAGTAAATCCCGCTTCCAAGAGGGGGAAAAGTCTCTTTCATCAGGGGAGTGTTgccccccggaactagcagcttcAGCTGCGACAacaggttcgaatcaattgCGGAAAAACACTGCAATCGCTACACCATTTATCACTACACATCCTAAATGTGTGTCTAACAAGACTgtaccagcagaaaccaggacatgacatagatttcctgggcattcatgggtcatattgtcctcgctaattatacttCTCTCTCATTATAATTTATCGCCATATGTCTAGGTTTGAAACCTTacttgtgttttgttgtttaaaacgcTTGTGGAACCCCCTCCAGAGCATGTTAAAATGCGCAAAACTGAAGCGATTCTAGTACAGTCTCGTTACTTAgtaccttggcaaactgccaggaTGAGAACGTTCTCGaaacttggcaaagtgccaggaaaacgAAGCCTTCTTAGAACCTTGGCAAAATGCCAAGAAAATGTACCCGCGCTGTATATTTGTTATGAGAGGAGGGGGCCAAGCAGTC
Proteins encoded in this window:
- the LOC139985066 gene encoding uncharacterized protein, which codes for MSSRCLHTLEAAIVKSQMMILILQISPDAGERYVIGALTGRGVRTQRWRLRQSISRVDPISRLLRRSYAICRGTYHVPCPNHLWHIDGNHKLIPWRLVIHGGIDGYSRRVVYLRCTNNNRAQTVLSLFQEAVNLYGVPSHVRSDLGVENYDVAQFMLARRGLNRGSMITGRSVHNQRIERLWRDVNVKVVRYFKNVFMAMQDDQVLDPLNEIDLSSLQFVFIPRINRALAEFVLQYNNHPLSSCHNQSPNQLFHQGVFGCFIQIILE